Proteins from one Natrinema salinisoli genomic window:
- a CDS encoding oligosaccharyl transferase, archaeosortase A system-associated, whose protein sequence is MSTDTEHVEDGTDTSVLEAWREWYHLPVLGAVMLFMVWLRTQSYDRFVTDDGSPALAGIDSWYQWRTINWTAENYPHTMPYEVWTGFPSGSYVGQFGTLFDQLIVTAAMIVGLGSPSEETLYAVSLLSIPVMAALVAIPVFYAGRRLGGTIGGIVSVLILALAKGQFLSRSTVGQLDHHVGEVLFMAIAVLAMLVAVTVGEREKPVYELIAAKDWDALRTAAIYSALAGIALTLYIWVWPSAVLLVGIFAIFFTVQLCLDYVRGISPDHIAFVGAVSLGVTALLTLLLMERPSSTGSTSFGVLQPLAAFLVAAGCVFMAWFARQWNDRDLERRYYPLAIGGLITATFLVMWIALPSLFDTIVGNATRRMLPFGEATTDLTIVEAQPPDDFFDRAFTEFGSAFYTMLAGLAFLAIRPLFGRKFRAEHTLVIVWSLMLISMAATQVRFMYYLLLAVAVVNAAFVAELVQLFDLDLTGSLRSLRQIETYQVIVVILVVLLLFAPLLPPLATATAVERGEQTAPHSSATTWEESNEWLQGNTPAPGNYGDANNADQLDYYGSYNPADSDYEYPDGAYGVISWWDYGHLITTQAERIPHSNPFQQNAKSSAAFLTAESEQRGELILDSIAAGEPVADRSNDELQATVEGNETDEEMRYVMIDNQMAGGKFGAITRWTGPGYQHYVTPEDYEPGQQIPRDEIRQTFGDVPYDDTMMSSLYFDDAAGMEHYRLVHEDDQRTATYISYAIVDAQTDQVLMSENGQPQVGINRQFDRRTQIQLQRIQQRQEYDVEVFEQRQAAAVKTYERVDGATIAGSLEDTTVSDTDNATVAATVELETDSGRTFNYTQRSNVSEDGSYELTVPYATNDDLGVDDGYTNSSVEATGEYDVTVFAPGQQGFPVAQYSGQTAVSETAVVEGETVDDVPLEEVEEPTANETAGNESGTESGDSGSTDDGTTDNETTESVAPVAVEPAH, encoded by the coding sequence ATGAGTACCGACACAGAGCACGTCGAGGACGGAACCGATACGTCCGTCCTCGAGGCGTGGCGGGAATGGTATCACCTCCCGGTTCTCGGGGCCGTGATGCTGTTTATGGTCTGGTTGCGAACCCAGTCGTACGACCGGTTCGTCACTGACGATGGATCGCCCGCGCTGGCGGGAATCGACTCGTGGTATCAGTGGCGGACGATCAACTGGACGGCCGAGAACTATCCGCACACGATGCCCTACGAGGTCTGGACGGGGTTCCCGAGCGGAAGTTATGTCGGCCAGTTCGGCACGTTGTTCGACCAGCTCATCGTCACTGCGGCGATGATCGTCGGCCTCGGTTCACCCTCCGAAGAGACACTGTATGCGGTCTCACTCCTGTCTATTCCGGTTATGGCCGCGCTCGTCGCGATTCCCGTCTTCTATGCGGGCCGTCGGCTCGGCGGGACGATCGGCGGAATCGTTTCCGTACTCATCCTTGCGCTCGCGAAGGGACAGTTCCTCTCCCGGTCGACGGTCGGCCAGCTCGACCACCACGTCGGCGAGGTCCTGTTCATGGCGATCGCGGTCCTCGCGATGTTGGTCGCCGTCACCGTGGGCGAACGCGAGAAGCCAGTCTACGAACTGATCGCTGCCAAGGACTGGGACGCCCTCCGGACGGCTGCGATCTACAGCGCCCTCGCCGGAATCGCCCTCACGCTCTACATCTGGGTCTGGCCGTCGGCGGTCCTCCTGGTCGGTATTTTCGCGATCTTCTTTACCGTCCAGCTCTGCCTCGACTACGTTCGTGGGATCTCACCGGACCACATCGCCTTCGTCGGCGCGGTGAGTCTCGGTGTGACGGCGCTCCTGACCCTACTGCTAATGGAGCGACCGAGTAGTACGGGTTCGACGAGTTTCGGAGTCCTCCAGCCACTGGCCGCCTTCCTCGTGGCCGCCGGCTGTGTCTTCATGGCCTGGTTCGCCCGGCAGTGGAACGACCGTGACCTCGAGCGCCGATATTATCCCCTCGCGATCGGCGGGCTCATCACCGCGACCTTCCTCGTAATGTGGATCGCCCTCCCGAGCCTGTTCGATACGATCGTGGGTAACGCGACGCGTCGCATGTTGCCGTTCGGTGAAGCGACGACCGACCTCACGATTGTCGAAGCGCAGCCGCCAGACGACTTCTTCGACCGGGCGTTCACCGAATTCGGCAGTGCGTTCTATACGATGCTCGCGGGGCTCGCCTTCCTGGCGATCCGACCGCTGTTCGGCCGGAAGTTCCGCGCGGAACACACTCTCGTCATCGTCTGGTCGCTGATGCTCATTAGTATGGCCGCGACGCAGGTTCGGTTCATGTATTACCTCCTGCTCGCGGTCGCGGTCGTCAACGCCGCGTTCGTCGCGGAGCTCGTGCAACTCTTCGACCTCGACCTGACTGGCAGTCTTCGATCACTCCGGCAGATAGAGACCTACCAGGTTATCGTGGTCATCCTCGTCGTCTTGCTCCTGTTCGCACCGTTGCTCCCGCCACTAGCGACGGCGACTGCGGTGGAACGGGGCGAACAGACCGCTCCGCATTCCTCTGCGACGACGTGGGAAGAGTCAAACGAGTGGCTGCAGGGGAACACGCCCGCGCCGGGGAACTACGGTGACGCGAACAACGCCGACCAACTCGATTATTACGGGAGCTACAATCCCGCGGATAGCGACTACGAGTATCCAGACGGCGCATATGGCGTGATATCCTGGTGGGACTACGGCCACCTGATAACGACCCAGGCCGAGCGGATCCCACACTCGAATCCGTTCCAGCAAAACGCCAAATCGTCGGCGGCGTTCCTGACCGCTGAATCCGAGCAGCGCGGTGAACTGATCCTCGATTCGATCGCGGCAGGTGAGCCCGTCGCGGATCGATCCAACGATGAACTGCAGGCGACCGTCGAGGGGAACGAAACCGACGAGGAGATGCGGTACGTGATGATCGACAACCAGATGGCCGGCGGGAAGTTCGGCGCGATCACGCGGTGGACGGGGCCGGGGTATCAACACTACGTCACCCCGGAAGACTACGAGCCGGGTCAGCAGATCCCGCGGGACGAAATCCGCCAGACCTTCGGTGACGTTCCCTACGACGATACGATGATGTCGTCGTTATACTTCGACGACGCTGCCGGGATGGAACACTACCGACTCGTCCACGAAGACGACCAGCGAACGGCGACGTACATCAGTTACGCGATCGTCGACGCGCAGACGGATCAGGTCCTCATGAGTGAGAACGGCCAGCCGCAGGTCGGAATCAACCGGCAATTCGACCGGCGGACACAGATCCAACTCCAGCGGATCCAGCAACGCCAGGAATACGACGTCGAGGTTTTCGAGCAGCGACAGGCGGCCGCAGTCAAAACCTACGAACGCGTCGACGGTGCGACGATCGCCGGGTCCCTCGAGGACACGACCGTCTCCGACACCGATAACGCGACGGTCGCGGCGACGGTCGAGCTCGAGACCGATTCGGGTCGGACGTTCAACTACACCCAGCGGTCCAACGTCTCGGAGGACGGGAGCTACGAGCTAACGGTCCCGTACGCGACGAACGACGATCTCGGTGTCGACGACGGGTACACGAACAGCAGCGTCGAGGCGACCGGAGAGTACGACGTCACCGTCTTCGCACCCGGTCAGCAGGGCTTCCCCGTCGCACAGTACAGCGGACAGACGGCCGTCAGCGAAACGGCGGTCGTCGAGGGAGAAACGGTCGACGACGTTCCGCTCGAGGAAGTCGAGGAGCCGACGGCCAACGAGACCGCCGGCAACGAGAGCGGCACGGAGTCGGGCGACTCCGGATCGACGGACGACGGAACGACCGACAACGAAACCACGGAATCGGTCGCGCCAGTCGCGGTCGAGCCGGCTCACTGA
- a CDS encoding DUF368 domain-containing protein — protein sequence MREFLAVYLKGFSMGSADVVPGVSGATIALIVGVYDRLVRAITAIDPRAFRPAVRIHEPESRAAVRAELDRIDATFLLALGLGIGTAIVALSSVMHTAVSEYPVPTYGFFFGLIGASAIVLYGDIERWSVRRIAVSIVGIVLAAAVTGVTQAGTSHGPAMIVLAGGVAVCAMILPGVSGAFFLLILGQYEYMTGTVSAFVDALVGALRGDGLAPLLEPGTTVALFAVGATVGLFTMAHTVRRALERYRATTLAFLVSLMVGALRLPVVEVTSNLGSSPAGRPAVAVGTGLVGAGAVLLVDRYTADLEYESSDQ from the coding sequence ATGCGGGAGTTTCTCGCCGTCTATCTGAAGGGGTTCTCGATGGGATCGGCCGACGTCGTCCCCGGGGTCTCCGGGGCGACGATCGCACTGATCGTGGGTGTCTACGATCGATTAGTTCGCGCGATCACGGCGATCGATCCGCGCGCGTTCCGACCGGCAGTCCGTATTCACGAACCGGAAAGCAGAGCGGCGGTCCGGGCAGAGCTCGATCGGATCGACGCGACGTTTCTGCTGGCGCTCGGACTGGGAATCGGGACCGCTATCGTCGCGCTGTCGTCCGTGATGCACACTGCGGTGAGCGAGTATCCGGTTCCGACCTACGGCTTCTTTTTCGGGCTGATCGGTGCATCGGCGATCGTACTGTACGGCGACATCGAACGGTGGAGCGTGCGACGAATCGCCGTCTCGATCGTCGGAATCGTCCTCGCTGCCGCAGTAACGGGCGTGACGCAAGCCGGGACGTCGCACGGACCGGCGATGATCGTTCTGGCGGGGGGAGTGGCGGTCTGTGCGATGATACTCCCTGGCGTCTCGGGCGCGTTCTTTCTGTTGATCCTCGGTCAGTACGAGTACATGACGGGGACGGTCAGCGCGTTCGTCGACGCCTTGGTCGGGGCGCTCCGCGGCGACGGGCTCGCTCCGCTTCTCGAGCCCGGAACGACAGTTGCACTCTTCGCGGTCGGCGCGACCGTCGGACTGTTCACGATGGCACACACCGTCAGACGTGCCCTCGAGCGCTATCGGGCCACGACGCTTGCCTTTCTGGTGAGTTTGATGGTCGGTGCGCTTCGCCTCCCCGTGGTCGAGGTGACGAGCAATCTCGGGTCGTCACCGGCAGGACGCCCAGCGGTTGCCGTCGGGACCGGACTCGTCGGTGCCGGTGCCGTCTTGCTAGTCGATCGGTACACTGCTGACCTCGAGTACGAATCGTCGGACCAGTGA
- a CDS encoding DUF7503 family protein — MSAKDSMKDYLAQHPRMIGALFTLFVLLSQAGSVAAGSSSQIGP; from the coding sequence ATGTCCGCGAAAGACAGCATGAAGGACTACCTCGCACAGCATCCTCGAATGATCGGCGCCCTGTTCACCCTGTTCGTCCTGCTCAGTCAGGCCGGATCAGTCGCAGCGGGGAGTTCGTCACAGATCGGCCCCTGA
- a CDS encoding Cdc6/Cdc18 family protein, producing MDLQERIARRRSARQGRTVVVDRDHLSPVVHRPEPVGRGPVLEQLLDTLEPVFGGELPPPVAVVGPAGSGTSAVVTALFDALNEQFGGSNRTIATTTRGGSTDPVTWFVAVDGRQVESPFSLYRALLSSISTDRVPESGVGTDDLRSRLTEQLGRPDRRAIVAIDHHDEPETLDVARVRDLLEPVGDRIATVAVGQREPDGHEGPTVTVPAYRDHELVDVVTDRASTGLAAGVLDHGLVRDLADWADGNAHDALAALFGAAVLATEDDADRIEPRHLETARDDVPDDGVHVSRALALSETRQRVLLALVEIGAGDRPIREIAAAIAERSSLTAGTVKRFLYEIADRGIIERVPLPTTDTGSGRQPSTVEPRFPTIAFRSLTSTGTQSL from the coding sequence ATGGACTTACAGGAGCGCATCGCTCGCCGCCGATCGGCGCGGCAAGGTCGGACCGTCGTCGTCGACCGCGACCATCTCAGTCCGGTCGTTCACCGACCGGAACCGGTCGGTCGCGGCCCCGTACTGGAACAACTCCTCGACACGCTCGAACCGGTCTTCGGCGGCGAGTTGCCGCCACCGGTCGCGGTCGTGGGACCGGCCGGATCGGGGACGTCCGCCGTCGTGACCGCGCTGTTCGATGCGTTGAACGAGCAGTTCGGCGGCTCGAATCGGACTATCGCCACGACGACGCGGGGCGGGAGCACTGACCCGGTAACGTGGTTCGTGGCCGTCGACGGCCGACAGGTCGAGAGTCCGTTCTCCCTCTATCGGGCACTCCTGTCGAGTATCTCGACCGACCGAGTGCCGGAAAGCGGCGTCGGCACCGACGACTTGCGCAGCCGTCTGACCGAGCAGCTCGGTCGGCCCGATCGACGCGCGATCGTCGCGATCGACCATCACGACGAGCCCGAAACGCTCGACGTCGCCCGGGTCCGTGACTTGCTCGAACCGGTCGGGGACCGCATCGCTACCGTCGCGGTCGGCCAGCGAGAACCCGACGGCCACGAGGGCCCCACGGTCACCGTTCCGGCCTACCGCGATCACGAACTCGTCGACGTCGTGACCGACCGCGCCTCGACGGGACTGGCAGCGGGCGTGCTCGACCACGGCCTCGTTCGCGACCTGGCCGATTGGGCGGACGGGAACGCACACGACGCGCTCGCAGCCCTGTTCGGTGCGGCCGTCCTCGCGACGGAGGACGACGCCGATCGGATCGAGCCCCGCCACCTCGAGACCGCACGGGACGACGTCCCCGACGACGGTGTTCACGTGAGCCGCGCGCTGGCACTGTCAGAAACCCGCCAACGAGTGCTTCTGGCACTCGTCGAGATCGGTGCTGGCGATCGACCGATTCGAGAGATCGCGGCCGCTATCGCCGAACGGTCGTCGTTGACCGCCGGAACCGTCAAGCGGTTCCTGTACGAAATCGCCGATCGAGGGATCATCGAACGGGTCCCGCTGCCGACCACCGATACCGGCAGCGGTCGCCAACCGAGTACGGTCGAACCGCGATTCCCGACGATCGCGTTTCGATCGCTGACGTCGACCGGAACGCAGTCGCTGTGA
- a CDS encoding anaerobic glycerol-3-phosphate dehydrogenase subunit C, giving the protein MSDAEQPTDDGVPGDDEFEPIQVFPEAEDMDLRPGADDCYKCSTCDTNCPVAEVDDEFPGPKFQGPEQWRLKRQDDQDIDDSVMKCSNCMRCDSACPSDVPLSQMHNTARGEYVEEQMDKFSREYVRNRILANYRRLAPLGSMFPRTTNFVMGLSATQWLGEKVLGITGEREFPEFATETFREWWTKRGGAQVQNEDKRIAYFHGCYSNYNTPEVGKALVRVYEELGYEIMVPDQHCSGTPMFANGMLEDARRSAETNVRELGAAIEDGADIVASCSSCSMSLRQEYPELFDFEGTEAVAANTWDAVEYLRVHEDLEGELEGTSVGDEFENFAYHAPCHARNQGLDGQTMEVLAPIDGVEARDVGDSCSGISGTYGWKAENYETSMKIGDEMFDHMEEADAETGLTECPTCSMQMEHGTGYEITHTLEVLEAALVGSTEADSQ; this is encoded by the coding sequence ATGAGTGATGCAGAACAGCCGACCGACGATGGGGTACCGGGCGACGACGAATTCGAGCCGATTCAGGTCTTTCCGGAGGCCGAAGACATGGACCTCCGGCCGGGCGCGGACGACTGCTACAAGTGCTCGACCTGCGACACCAACTGTCCCGTCGCCGAGGTCGACGACGAGTTCCCCGGCCCGAAGTTCCAGGGGCCGGAGCAGTGGCGGCTCAAGCGCCAGGACGATCAGGACATCGACGACTCGGTGATGAAGTGCTCGAACTGCATGCGCTGTGACAGCGCCTGCCCCTCCGACGTGCCCCTCTCACAGATGCACAACACGGCTCGAGGAGAGTACGTCGAGGAGCAGATGGACAAGTTCTCGCGGGAGTACGTTCGCAACCGGATCCTCGCGAACTACCGCCGACTCGCGCCGCTGGGATCGATGTTCCCGCGGACGACGAACTTCGTGATGGGGCTCTCCGCGACGCAGTGGCTCGGCGAGAAGGTCCTCGGCATTACGGGGGAGCGGGAGTTTCCCGAATTTGCGACGGAGACGTTCCGTGAGTGGTGGACGAAGCGAGGTGGCGCGCAAGTCCAAAACGAGGACAAGCGCATCGCCTACTTCCACGGCTGTTACTCGAACTACAACACGCCCGAGGTGGGGAAAGCACTGGTCCGCGTCTACGAGGAGCTCGGCTACGAGATCATGGTCCCCGACCAGCACTGCTCGGGGACGCCGATGTTCGCCAACGGCATGCTCGAGGACGCGCGCCGGTCGGCAGAGACGAACGTCCGAGAACTCGGTGCGGCCATCGAGGACGGCGCGGACATCGTCGCCTCCTGTAGCTCCTGTTCGATGTCGCTCCGCCAGGAGTACCCCGAACTGTTCGACTTCGAGGGGACCGAGGCGGTCGCCGCGAACACCTGGGACGCCGTCGAGTACCTGCGCGTCCACGAGGACCTCGAGGGCGAACTCGAGGGGACCTCCGTCGGGGACGAGTTCGAGAACTTCGCGTACCACGCGCCGTGTCACGCGCGGAATCAGGGGCTCGACGGCCAGACGATGGAAGTGCTGGCTCCCATCGACGGGGTCGAAGCTCGGGACGTCGGCGACTCCTGTTCGGGGATTTCCGGCACGTATGGCTGGAAAGCGGAGAACTACGAGACGTCCATGAAAATCGGAGACGAAATGTTCGACCACATGGAGGAAGCGGACGCCGAAACGGGTCTCACGGAGTGTCCGACCTGCTCGATGCAGATGGAACACGGCACCGGCTACGAGATCACCCACACCCTCGAGGTGCTCGAGGCGGCACTCGTCGGGTCGACGGAGGCAGACTCCCAGTAA
- the glpB gene encoding glycerol-3-phosphate dehydrogenase subunit GlpB gives MAIEDDVLVIGGGLAGATAALAAAEEGAQVRLVSYKQSTLRHASGLIDVLGYTPAGEGPLVDPFDALEGLPDGHPYERVGSEAVREALEFFDDIAGDAYDGAHTDANALVPTHGGTVKPTARYPASTAEGLASDDRDTLLVGFETLPDFEAPLAAAHLEAAGAPFAARGVTVRFPGLVRDDAKVTRYAHLLDHDEAVTTAAGETTARDALAETVRGHLEDETRVGFPAILGDDHAAEVRADLGDRLGVDVFEVPMGPPSLPGMRLEDLLYDALQEAGVRVTTGVPVVDYETDGDATRIDRVVVDRHGAEVPHRADQYVLATGGLVGKGVESERERVFEPIFDCHVPHASDRYEWFVDDVFGDQPYARFGLPVDRELRPLDAGDEPEFSNLRAAGAVLGGYDFAAEKSGSGVSLATGYVAGRRAGAEGGE, from the coding sequence ATGGCCATCGAGGACGACGTCCTCGTCATCGGCGGCGGACTCGCCGGCGCGACCGCCGCGCTCGCCGCGGCGGAGGAAGGCGCACAGGTCCGGCTGGTTTCCTACAAGCAGAGCACGCTCCGGCACGCGAGCGGATTGATCGACGTCCTCGGATACACGCCGGCGGGCGAGGGACCGCTCGTCGATCCGTTCGACGCGCTCGAGGGGCTCCCCGACGGCCACCCCTACGAGCGGGTGGGAAGCGAGGCGGTCCGCGAAGCGCTCGAGTTCTTCGACGACATCGCGGGTGACGCCTACGACGGGGCACACACCGACGCGAACGCGCTCGTCCCGACCCACGGCGGCACCGTCAAGCCGACCGCGCGGTATCCCGCCTCGACGGCCGAGGGACTCGCGAGCGACGACCGCGACACGCTGCTGGTCGGCTTCGAGACGCTCCCGGACTTCGAGGCGCCGCTGGCAGCGGCCCACCTCGAGGCGGCGGGCGCACCCTTCGCGGCTCGCGGGGTCACGGTCCGCTTCCCCGGGCTCGTCCGGGACGACGCGAAGGTGACGCGGTACGCACACCTGCTCGACCACGACGAAGCCGTGACGACGGCCGCGGGCGAGACGACGGCTCGCGACGCTTTGGCTGAAACTGTGAGGGGCCACCTCGAGGACGAGACCCGCGTCGGGTTCCCCGCGATCCTCGGCGACGACCACGCAGCCGAGGTCAGGGCCGACCTCGGTGATCGACTCGGCGTCGACGTCTTCGAGGTCCCGATGGGGCCGCCGAGCCTGCCCGGGATGCGACTCGAGGACCTGCTCTACGACGCGCTCCAGGAGGCGGGTGTGCGGGTGACGACGGGGGTCCCCGTAGTCGACTACGAGACCGACGGTGACGCTACTCGGATCGACCGCGTCGTCGTCGACCGCCACGGAGCCGAGGTCCCCCACCGAGCCGATCAGTACGTGCTCGCGACGGGCGGGCTGGTCGGCAAGGGCGTCGAGTCCGAGCGCGAACGGGTGTTCGAACCGATCTTCGACTGCCACGTCCCTCACGCCTCCGACCGCTACGAGTGGTTCGTCGACGACGTCTTCGGCGACCAACCGTACGCCCGGTTCGGGCTGCCGGTCGACCGGGAGCTCAGACCCCTCGACGCCGGCGACGAGCCCGAATTCTCGAACCTTCGCGCGGCGGGCGCGGTGCTGGGCGGCTACGACTTCGCCGCGGAGAAGTCCGGGAGCGGCGTCTCGCTCGCGACGGGCTACGTCGCCGGCCGGCGCGCCGGCGCGGAGGGCGGCGAATGA
- the glpA gene encoding anaerobic glycerol-3-phosphate dehydrogenase subunit GlpA produces MVRDTEVLVLGGGSTGCGIARDLAMRGLEVTLVERGNLTDGTTGRMHGLLHSGGRYAVSDQASATECIEENEVLRDIAGHCVEETGGLFVQRPEDSDEYFREKLEGCRECGIPARVLSGAEAREVEPYLAEDVKRAIEVPDGAVDPFRLCVANALDAENHGARVETHAEVIDLLRDGDDIYGVEVRHESGPGKRTHATPGTTEEITAEYVVNATGAWAGRIGAMADLEVEVRPSKGVMTIMNVRQVDTVINRCRPKGDADIVVPHETTAILGTTDEEVSDPDDYPEEGWEVDQMIDTLSELVPILEEARTIRSFWGVRPLYEPPGTGTQDPTDITRDFFLLDHADRDGVSGMSSIVGGKFTTYRAMAEEISDHVCEKLGVNAACATADEPLPGSENMETLEEGMDDFGLRSPVARRSKQRLGSRASEVLETDEANPVICQCEGVTRAEIRDAVSQSGSDLNAVRIRTRASMGNCQGGFCCQNMANELHPTYDEETVRASLDELFQERWKGERHALWGEQLSQAMLNYALHATTMNRDRDPASTEAAVDFAAFDGGGR; encoded by the coding sequence ATGGTACGCGATACCGAGGTCCTCGTTCTCGGCGGCGGCTCGACCGGCTGTGGCATCGCCCGGGATCTGGCGATGCGCGGCCTCGAGGTCACGCTCGTCGAACGAGGGAACCTCACGGACGGAACGACCGGTCGGATGCACGGCCTGTTGCACAGCGGCGGGCGATACGCCGTCTCCGACCAGGCCAGCGCGACGGAGTGTATCGAGGAAAACGAGGTCCTTCGGGATATCGCCGGTCACTGCGTCGAGGAGACCGGCGGGCTGTTCGTCCAGCGACCCGAGGACTCGGACGAGTACTTTCGGGAGAAACTCGAGGGCTGTCGGGAGTGTGGGATCCCCGCCCGCGTGCTCTCGGGGGCGGAAGCGCGCGAGGTCGAACCGTACCTCGCGGAGGACGTGAAGCGAGCGATCGAGGTGCCCGACGGCGCGGTCGACCCGTTCCGGCTCTGCGTCGCGAACGCGCTCGACGCCGAGAACCACGGTGCGCGGGTCGAAACCCACGCCGAAGTGATCGACCTCTTGCGCGACGGCGACGACATCTACGGGGTCGAGGTCCGCCACGAGTCCGGCCCGGGAAAGCGCACCCACGCGACGCCGGGCACGACGGAGGAGATCACCGCCGAGTACGTCGTCAACGCGACCGGCGCGTGGGCCGGCCGGATCGGTGCGATGGCCGACCTCGAGGTGGAGGTCCGACCCTCGAAGGGCGTGATGACGATCATGAACGTCCGGCAGGTCGACACCGTGATCAACCGCTGCCGGCCGAAAGGCGACGCCGACATCGTCGTCCCCCACGAGACGACCGCCATCCTCGGGACGACCGACGAGGAAGTGTCGGATCCGGACGACTACCCCGAGGAAGGGTGGGAGGTCGACCAGATGATCGACACCCTCTCGGAACTGGTGCCGATCCTCGAGGAGGCCCGGACGATCCGGTCGTTCTGGGGCGTCCGTCCCCTCTACGAGCCGCCGGGGACGGGGACGCAGGATCCGACCGACATCACGCGGGACTTCTTCCTGCTCGATCACGCCGACCGCGACGGTGTGTCCGGCATGTCCAGCATCGTCGGCGGCAAGTTCACTACCTACCGCGCGATGGCCGAGGAAATTTCGGATCATGTCTGCGAGAAGCTGGGCGTAAACGCCGCCTGTGCGACCGCGGACGAACCCCTGCCCGGGAGCGAGAATATGGAGACGCTCGAGGAAGGGATGGACGACTTCGGGCTTCGCTCACCGGTGGCGCGCCGGAGCAAGCAACGGCTGGGAAGCCGAGCGAGCGAGGTGCTCGAGACGGACGAGGCGAACCCCGTGATCTGCCAGTGCGAGGGCGTAACGCGGGCGGAGATTCGAGACGCCGTCTCCCAGTCCGGATCGGACCTGAATGCGGTCCGGATCCGGACGCGGGCGTCGATGGGAAACTGTCAGGGCGGCTTCTGTTGCCAGAACATGGCCAACGAGCTGCATCCGACCTACGACGAGGAGACGGTCCGTGCGTCCCTCGACGAACTCTTTCAGGAGCGCTGGAAGGGCGAGCGCCACGCCCTGTGGGGCGAACAGCTCTCGCAGGCGATGCTCAACTACGCGCTGCACGCGACGACGATGAACCGCGATCGAGATCCCGCGAGTACGGAGGCGGCGGTCGATTTCGCGGCCTTCGACGGAGGGGGGCGGTAG